One region of Permianibacter fluminis genomic DNA includes:
- a CDS encoding substrate-binding periplasmic protein, producing the protein MSLRVVLLILLLLRSTALGAAEVIRLASLEWPPYTGEQLPDGGSTSAVLKAAFAAAGYQLEIDYLPWERTLALANSADSGYAGYFPEYFSSEISEHFLYSVPIGSGPLGLAQRRVKPLVWQQLTDLQPFTIGVVQGYVNTEEFDASVAAGLQRVQPAGSDAQNLKKLAAGRIDAAVIDYNVMRYLLRHDQSLTPVKQLLEFNPRLLEDKLLFVCFRLGPDAERLAKALAQGLEQIDAAAIEASHQ; encoded by the coding sequence ATGTCCCTACGGGTGGTATTGCTGATACTGTTGTTGTTGCGTAGCACAGCGCTCGGTGCGGCGGAAGTCATTCGACTGGCGTCGCTGGAGTGGCCACCTTATACCGGTGAGCAGCTGCCGGATGGTGGCAGCACCAGCGCCGTCCTCAAGGCCGCATTTGCTGCCGCCGGCTATCAACTGGAAATCGATTACCTGCCGTGGGAACGGACGCTGGCATTGGCAAACTCGGCCGACAGCGGTTATGCCGGCTACTTCCCGGAATATTTTTCCAGTGAGATCAGTGAGCACTTTCTCTATTCCGTGCCGATTGGCAGCGGCCCGCTCGGGCTAGCCCAGCGCCGCGTCAAACCCCTCGTCTGGCAACAACTCACGGATCTGCAACCGTTCACCATTGGCGTCGTTCAGGGTTACGTCAATACCGAAGAGTTCGATGCCAGTGTTGCCGCCGGACTGCAGCGGGTCCAGCCGGCAGGCTCGGATGCCCAGAATCTGAAGAAGTTGGCGGCCGGTCGCATTGATGCAGCGGTCATTGACTACAACGTGATGCGCTATTTGCTTCGCCACGATCAGTCGCTGACGCCGGTCAAGCAACTGCTGGAGTTCAATCCGCGCTTGCTGGAAGACAAATTGCTGTTTGTCTGTTTTCGCCTCGGCCCCGATGCCGAGCGGCTGGCCAAGGCCTTGGCACAAGGATTGGAGCAGATTGATGCGGCGGCGATAGAGGCCAGTCACCAGTAA
- a CDS encoding substrate-binding periplasmic protein translates to MLRWRHLLLAMLLLSPCAFAGKQIKLSSLDWPPYTGPALADKGATAAVVKAAFEAAGYSVQIDFFPWERAVAMASDASSGYAGYFPEYYSADIAKDFLFSEPVGNGPLGLAQNKEAPISWNTLDDLSKLKVGVVQGYVNTEGFDANVAAKKQTVEAVTSDAQNLNKVAAKRIPVAIIDQNVMNYLLGNDASLAAAKGKLEFNSKVLEDKKLYICFRKGPQGEEYAKALAEGLKKIDVAAIVKAHLK, encoded by the coding sequence ATGCTGCGTTGGCGCCACCTTTTGCTTGCCATGTTGTTGCTCAGCCCGTGCGCGTTTGCCGGCAAGCAAATCAAGCTGTCTTCACTGGATTGGCCACCGTATACCGGGCCCGCGCTGGCCGACAAAGGCGCCACGGCTGCGGTGGTCAAAGCCGCATTTGAAGCGGCCGGTTACAGCGTGCAAATTGATTTCTTTCCGTGGGAGCGCGCGGTGGCGATGGCCAGTGACGCCAGCAGCGGCTATGCCGGCTATTTTCCCGAGTACTACTCGGCCGACATCGCCAAGGACTTTCTGTTCTCAGAACCGGTGGGCAATGGTCCACTCGGTCTAGCGCAAAACAAGGAAGCGCCGATCAGCTGGAACACGCTCGATGATCTCAGCAAGCTGAAAGTCGGTGTGGTGCAGGGCTATGTCAACACCGAAGGCTTCGATGCCAATGTCGCGGCCAAGAAGCAGACAGTCGAGGCGGTGACCTCGGATGCGCAAAATCTCAACAAGGTCGCGGCTAAACGCATTCCGGTGGCGATCATTGATCAAAACGTCATGAACTATCTGCTTGGCAACGACGCCTCGCTGGCTGCCGCCAAGGGCAAACTCGAATTCAACAGCAAAGTGCTGGAAGACAAGAAGTTGTACATCTGTTTCCGGAAAGGCCCGCAGGGCGAGGAGTACGCCAAGGCGCTGGCCGAAGGGCTTAAAAAGATTGATGTGGCCGCCATCGTCAAGGCGCATTTGAAGTAG
- a CDS encoding substrate-binding periplasmic protein, with the protein MRQLQGRVFGKASWSAAFLLIALMLTKTVQAAEPAPVVVYAYHLKPPFIVDVQHEQGLYYDFSAYVNRKLGKALLRTEYMPRKRLDQLAQSSDFDGVIIGVNPLWFHDIEEQRYLWTSTLMKDRDELVSPADRPVNYNGPESLSGKTIGLVNGLYYYGIDEAAAAGQLTREDTNSELQNLTKLRVHRIDATVISRSTFDYLVKHFGGRELYYLSERPHDVFARRILVPFKRRDVYDWLEPIMQKLATDPEWRTIVKSYQ; encoded by the coding sequence ATGCGGCAATTGCAGGGACGGGTGTTCGGCAAAGCCAGCTGGTCAGCGGCGTTTTTACTGATTGCGCTGATGCTGACAAAGACGGTGCAGGCCGCTGAACCGGCGCCGGTGGTCGTCTATGCCTACCATCTGAAGCCGCCGTTCATTGTCGACGTTCAGCACGAGCAGGGCCTGTATTACGATTTCTCCGCATACGTCAATCGCAAGCTTGGCAAAGCGCTGCTGCGCACCGAATACATGCCGCGCAAACGGTTGGACCAGTTGGCGCAAAGCAGCGACTTTGATGGCGTCATCATCGGTGTCAATCCGCTCTGGTTTCACGATATCGAAGAGCAGCGTTATCTCTGGACTTCAACGCTGATGAAAGACCGCGACGAGCTGGTGTCACCGGCTGACCGGCCCGTGAATTACAACGGCCCGGAAAGCCTGAGCGGCAAAACCATTGGTCTGGTCAACGGTCTTTACTACTACGGCATCGACGAAGCCGCTGCCGCCGGCCAACTGACCCGCGAAGACACCAACAGCGAATTGCAAAACCTGACCAAACTGCGCGTGCACCGGATCGATGCCACCGTGATCAGCCGCAGCACTTTCGATTACCTAGTCAAGCATTTCGGCGGTCGTGAGCTGTATTACCTGTCCGAGCGCCCGCACGATGTTTTCGCCCGCCGGATTCTGGTGCCATTCAAGCGTCGCGATGTCTATGACTGGCTGGAACCCATCATGCAAAAGCTGGCCACGGATCCGGAATGGCGAACCATCGTCAAGTCGTATCAGTAA
- a CDS encoding alpha/beta fold hydrolase — protein MSYSMLRSLLFCLATIVLTACASPAVPSKPNTPLDAATPPSWRSELAEVDGEQLEYWLSRAPQARATLVFENGLMLPLTTWQTVASAFTERCNVLVYNRAGVGRSSVPEEAQAPEHTAQQLQRLLQQLMPDRPSVPTVLVGHSLGGQYVQLFARQYPELVSGIVLVDALPVGTVKPVAEFPWYTRFGLWLFAPESAQREISHIAPMGEALLANTDPFQKPMVRLVAATDPVAHKPEGLIKDLLKGALYAEDFGVWALDPDVAEARMNELYPQASVRVLQTPHRIQESNPAAVIDAINLLLDSIEHERAQANIDAVSENAASADRQ, from the coding sequence ATGTCATATTCAATGTTGCGTTCGCTGCTGTTCTGTCTTGCCACTATCGTGCTGACGGCCTGTGCATCACCCGCTGTTCCGTCCAAACCCAACACACCACTCGATGCGGCGACCCCGCCGAGCTGGCGAAGCGAGCTCGCGGAGGTTGACGGCGAGCAGCTGGAGTATTGGCTGAGTCGCGCGCCGCAGGCGCGGGCGACGCTGGTATTTGAGAATGGCCTGATGCTGCCATTGACGACCTGGCAAACGGTGGCTTCGGCGTTTACCGAGCGCTGCAATGTGCTGGTGTACAACCGCGCCGGGGTCGGTCGAAGCAGCGTGCCGGAAGAAGCTCAAGCGCCCGAGCACACCGCGCAGCAATTGCAGCGGCTGTTGCAACAACTGATGCCGGACCGCCCATCCGTTCCGACGGTGTTGGTCGGGCACTCGCTCGGCGGCCAGTATGTGCAGCTGTTTGCGCGGCAATACCCGGAACTTGTCAGCGGCATCGTGCTGGTTGATGCACTACCGGTCGGCACCGTCAAACCGGTGGCCGAGTTTCCTTGGTATACCCGTTTCGGGCTGTGGTTGTTTGCGCCGGAATCTGCGCAGCGCGAAATCAGCCATATCGCACCGATGGGTGAGGCCTTGCTGGCGAACACGGACCCATTCCAGAAACCGATGGTCCGGCTGGTGGCCGCTACCGATCCGGTAGCGCACAAGCCCGAAGGGTTGATCAAGGATTTGCTGAAGGGCGCGCTTTACGCCGAGGATTTTGGTGTCTGGGCGCTGGACCCCGATGTCGCCGAAGCGCGCATGAATGAGCTATATCCCCAGGCCAGCGTGCGCGTTTTGCAAACGCCGCACCGCATTCAGGAGAGCAACCCGGCGGCGGTGATTGATGCCATCAACCTGCTGCTCGACAGCATTGAGCATGAACGCGCGCAAGCAAACATTGATGCGGTGAGCGAGAACGCAGCTAGCGCTGATCGTCAGTAA